One window of the Frigoribacterium sp. Leaf415 genome contains the following:
- a CDS encoding MmgE/PrpD family protein, with the protein MGTQHEQASEHAHDAGATTDASGGGDASRASSSRVTGGPAAPTADLVVHTVRVHRSDEPLAREDELAWRLAALATDDAPVDDDVTEMVINRLIDNAAVSAASLLRAPVAVARDQALAHPPTTGGAGSQVTGVAPEHPVSPEWAAWSNGVAVRELDFHDTFLAAEYSHPGDNIPALVAVAQHRGLDGAALLRGIVTGYEVQVDLVRAISLHAHKIDHVAHLGPSVAAGLGTMLGLSTEVVHQAIGQALHTTTATRQSRKGAISSWKAYAPAYAGKAAVEAVDRAMRGQGSPAPIYEGEDGVIAWLLDGPGASYDVPLPAPGASKRGILDTYTKEHSAEYQAQAWIDLARRLGRSHPALRDPAQVRSIVLHTSHHTHVVIGSGAGDPQKYDPTASRETLDHSIPYIVAVALQDGEWHHERSYAPTRAQRPDTVELWQRITTAEDPAWTARYHSTDPAEKAFGGRIEVEFVDGTTLVDEIAVADAHPLGARPFGREDYVRKFRTLAEGVLSDAEVERFVDLATRLPSLTAAEVRQLGIVAPDALAGAVAQPGGLF; encoded by the coding sequence ATGGGCACGCAGCACGAGCAGGCGTCCGAGCACGCACACGACGCCGGGGCGACGACCGACGCAAGCGGCGGGGGAGACGCGAGCCGCGCCTCCTCGTCCCGGGTCACGGGCGGGCCGGCCGCTCCGACCGCCGACCTCGTCGTGCACACGGTGCGGGTGCACCGCAGCGACGAGCCGCTGGCCCGCGAGGACGAGCTCGCCTGGCGCCTCGCCGCACTCGCCACCGACGACGCGCCCGTCGACGACGACGTGACCGAGATGGTGATCAACCGCCTGATCGACAACGCCGCCGTCTCGGCCGCGTCGCTGCTGCGTGCGCCGGTCGCCGTCGCCCGCGACCAGGCGCTCGCGCACCCGCCGACCACCGGAGGCGCGGGCTCGCAGGTCACGGGCGTCGCGCCCGAGCACCCCGTCTCGCCCGAGTGGGCCGCCTGGTCGAACGGGGTCGCCGTGCGCGAGCTCGACTTCCACGACACGTTCCTCGCGGCGGAGTACTCGCACCCCGGCGACAACATCCCGGCGCTGGTCGCCGTCGCACAGCACCGCGGACTCGACGGCGCGGCCCTGCTGCGCGGGATCGTGACCGGCTACGAGGTGCAGGTCGACCTCGTCCGGGCGATCAGCCTGCACGCCCACAAGATCGACCACGTCGCCCACCTCGGCCCGTCGGTCGCGGCGGGCCTCGGCACGATGCTCGGGCTGTCGACCGAGGTGGTGCACCAGGCGATCGGCCAGGCGCTGCACACGACGACGGCCACGCGGCAGTCGCGCAAGGGGGCGATCTCGTCGTGGAAGGCCTACGCCCCGGCGTACGCCGGCAAGGCCGCGGTCGAGGCCGTCGACCGGGCGATGCGGGGCCAGGGCAGTCCCGCCCCCATCTACGAGGGCGAGGACGGCGTGATCGCCTGGCTGCTCGACGGGCCCGGGGCGTCGTACGACGTGCCCCTGCCGGCGCCGGGGGCGTCGAAGCGGGGCATCCTCGACACCTACACGAAGGAGCACTCGGCCGAGTACCAGGCCCAGGCGTGGATCGACCTCGCCCGGCGGCTCGGCCGCTCGCACCCGGCGCTGCGGGACCCCGCGCAGGTGCGGAGCATCGTGCTGCACACCAGCCACCACACGCACGTCGTGATCGGCTCGGGGGCGGGCGACCCGCAGAAGTACGACCCCACGGCCAGCCGCGAGACGCTCGACCACTCCATCCCCTACATCGTGGCCGTCGCCCTGCAGGACGGCGAGTGGCACCACGAGCGCAGCTACGCCCCGACCCGGGCACAGCGTCCGGACACGGTCGAGCTGTGGCAGCGCATCACCACGGCCGAGGACCCCGCCTGGACGGCCCGCTACCACTCGACCGACCCCGCCGAGAAGGCGTTCGGCGGCCGCATCGAGGTCGAGTTCGTCGACGGCACGACCCTCGTCGACGAGATCGCCGTCGCCGACGCCCACCCCCTGGGGGCACGGCCCTTCGGACGCGAGGACTACGTGCGCAAGTTCCGCACCCTGGCCGAGGGCGTGCTGTCCGACGCCGAGGTCGAGCGGTTCGTCGACCTGGCCACGCGCCTCCCCTCGTTGACGGCGGCCGAGGTGCGACAGCTGGGCATCGTCGCCCCCGACGCGCTCGCCGGTGCCGTCGCCCAGCCGGGCGGGCTGTTCTGA
- a CDS encoding Ltp family lipoprotein encodes MTTESPLGGGSDERRPSTDQPTTSYPATGTSTPPPRPGHPRGLALAALIVGIVAFLLGLVPVVGTIVGLAAVVLGVIALVRRQPKVLAWIGLGLGAVATIVSIVVAVGLGAAIDSVQQDDPAVTATSEPAPAPTSSTTAPTPSATPTSAAADVPADYAQALEDAEPFAISLGSSKAYTFSKLVAGGASEAAAQYAVDTVGADWQANAVRKAKAYARDGMTGDVLRNQLVSEYGEWFTAEEADYALAHLDD; translated from the coding sequence ATGACCACCGAGAGCCCGCTGGGGGGCGGCTCCGACGAGCGACGCCCCTCCACCGATCAACCGACCACGTCCTACCCCGCGACGGGGACGTCGACCCCGCCACCGCGCCCGGGTCACCCCCGCGGCCTCGCCCTGGCGGCCCTGATCGTCGGCATCGTCGCCTTCCTGCTCGGCCTGGTGCCGGTGGTCGGCACGATCGTCGGCCTCGCCGCCGTGGTGCTCGGCGTCATCGCCCTGGTGCGACGGCAGCCGAAGGTGCTGGCGTGGATCGGCCTCGGGCTGGGAGCCGTCGCCACCATCGTGTCGATCGTCGTCGCCGTCGGCCTCGGTGCGGCGATCGACAGCGTGCAGCAGGACGACCCCGCCGTGACCGCGACCTCCGAGCCCGCCCCCGCCCCCACGTCGTCGACCACCGCCCCCACCCCGTCGGCCACGCCGACGTCGGCGGCCGCCGACGTGCCGGCCGACTACGCCCAGGCCCTCGAGGACGCCGAGCCCTTCGCGATCAGCCTCGGCAGCAGCAAGGCCTACACGTTCTCGAAGCTCGTGGCCGGTGGCGCGTCCGAGGCCGCGGCGCAGTACGCCGTCGACACGGTCGGCGCCGACTGGCAGGCCAACGCCGTCCGCAAGGCCAAGGCCTATGCGCGGGACGGCATGACCGGCGACGTGCTGCGCAACCAGCTCGTGAGCGAGTACGGCGAGTGGTTCACGGCCGAGGAGGCCGACTACGCCCTGGCGCACCTCGACGACTGA